Proteins encoded in a region of the Bicyclus anynana chromosome 27, ilBicAnyn1.1, whole genome shotgun sequence genome:
- the LOC112058518 gene encoding zinc finger protein 260-like isoform X1, with product MRCCVPFCENTSYNTSTSQRTGITFHGLPSEGNLRTAWLRALSTQDHHLPDPAVVCSQHFLDDDFYTTESCVRQIHSKAVPSIVQMCMICLDSDSKLSLMSKHKLEEAYEQLTGLSLCRRGNLKQTLCVMCAQRLINFSRFRELSLRAHSLLTDSVEQHASNAIQHKELLNCTSAHLKCNLTQTTFGANHCDLHIDHTDGEESVVGDVATVVVKIEYSSDSMFSADNLELAREDDNHIDNSNDECASDDEYSDMSIKLETRLLDKADHVTVNQSSIKSESDIFQCEFCFEDFAQELAYKEHLSTHLQSAGSGAACAASQVWESRGAVSLSGDSLVLQNKTGSQMLYDDPHKSLQTAADCAQASVAPLSARLVANNNNKVQATEEAGAIQKSEQILQTNISSSSQSGTKPYTDINRFTNCVVQLYDIFKKPKQAVLEKPHVRIDTAAKPYSCQILNYKCATGRPLKRKRNRTGEKSFSCEICNYKCAQKSDLFRHIKTHTGEKPFACEICNYKFAEKVTLLRHMKTHTGEKPFACEICNYKCAHKGDLLKHIRVHTGEKPFACNVCNYKCARKGNLLQHIKTHTGEKPFSCEMCNYKCTKKCGLLRHIKSHTGEKPFSCEICNYKCAEKGHLLRHIKTHTGEKPFSCDICNYKCAQKCHLLRHNKTHQQRGL from the exons ATGCGGTGCTGCGTGCCCTTCTGCGAAAATACTTCCTACAATACGTCAACATCTCAGAGAACGGGAATTACCTTTCATGG ATTACCCAGTGAAGGCAATCTCCGTACTGCTTGGCTCAGAGCCCTCAGCACACAAGACCATCACCTGCCCGACCCTGCTGTGGTCTGCTCCCAGCACTTCCTAGATGATGACTTTTATACAACAGAGAGTTGTGTGCGGCAGATTCACTCTAAAGCTGTTCCTTCAATAGTGCAG atgtgcatgatatgcctGGACTCTGACAGCAAGCTGTCTCTAATGAGTAAACACAAGTTGGAGGAGGCATATGAACAGCTGACTGGACTGTCT TTGTGTCGTCGAGGAAACCTGAAGCAAACGCTCTGTGTGATGTGTGCTCAGAGATTGATCAACTTCAGCAGATTTAGAGAATTGAGCTTGAGAGCCCATTCACTGCTGACGGACTCAGTTGAACAACATGCATCA AATGCTATACAACACAAAGAATTGTTGAACTGCACAAGTGCACATCTGAAGTGTAATTTGACACAAACAACATTTGGAGCTAATCATTGTGACTTGCACATAGATCACACTGATGGAGAGGAATCTGTAGTGGGAGATGTTGCAACAGTTGTGGTGAAGATTGAATACAGTTCTGACTCCATGTTCAGTGCTGATAACTTGGAATTGGCACGAGAAGATGACAATCACATAGACAATTCCAACGATGAGTGTGCATCTGATGATGAATACTCCGACATGAGCATAAAGTTGGAGACTAGGCTATTGGATAAAGCAGACCATGTGACCGTAAACCAGAGTTCCATAAAGAGTGAAAGTGATATCTTCCAATGTGAATTTTGTTTTGAGGACTTTGCGCAAGAACTTGCATACAAGGAACATTTGAGCACGCATCTCCAG AGTGCTGGCAGCGGAgctgcatgtgctgcatcacaagtgtgggAGTCTCGAGGAGCTGTGAGTctcagcggtgactcactcgtgctgcagaacaa AACAGGAAGCCAGATGCTGTATGATGACCCTCACAAATCTCTGCAGACGGCTGCAGACTGCGCTCAGGCTTCGG TGGCTCCACTGTCCGCGAGACTTGTtgcaaacaacaacaacaaagtgCAGGCAACTGAAGAAGCAGGTGCGATCCAGAAAAGCGAACAAATCCTTCAAACTaacatctcatcatcatctcagAGCGGCACCAAACCGTACACAGATATAAATAGATTCACAAATTGTGTAGTCCAGTTATACGATATATTCAAGAAACCCAAACAAGCTGTACTAGAGAAACCACATGTGAGAATCGACACTGCTGCCAAGCCTTACTCTTGTCAGATATTGAACTATAAATGTGCAACAGGTCGTCCATTAAAACGCAAGAGAAACCGCACTGGGGAAAAGTCATTttcctgtgagatatgcaattacaaatgtgcTCAAAAAAGTGATTTATTTAGGCATATTAAAACTCACACTGGGGAAAAGCCATTTGCCTGTGAAATATGCAACTACAAATTTGCAGAAAAAGTTACTTTATTACGGCAcatgaaaacccacactggtgaaaaaccatttgcctgtgagatatgcaattacaaatgtgcTCATAAAGGTGATTTATTAAAGCATATTAGAGTTCACACTGGGGAAAAGCCATTTGCCtgtaatgtatgtaattataaatgtgcacgaaaaggtaatttattacagcatattaaaactcacactggtgaaaagccattttcctgtgaaaTGTGCAACtacaaatgtacaaaaaaatgtGGTTTATTACGACATATTAAatctcacactggtgaaaagccgtTTTCCTGTGAAATATGCAACTACAAATGTGCAGAAAAAGGTCATTTATTAcggcatattaaaacccacactggggaaaagccattttcttgtgatatatgcaattataaatgtgcacaaaAATGTCATTTGTTACGGCATAATAAAACCCACCAGCAGCGAGGACTCTAA
- the LOC112058518 gene encoding oocyte zinc finger protein XlCOF6-like isoform X2: MRCCVPFCENTSYNTSTSQRTGITFHGLPSEGNLRTAWLRALSTQDHHLPDPAVVCSQHFLDDDFYTTESCVRQIHSKAVPSIVQMCMICLDSDSKLSLMSKHKLEEAYEQLTGLSLCRRGNLKQTLCVMCAQRLINFSRFRELSLRAHSLLTDSVEQHASNAIQHKELLNCTSAHLKCNLTQTTFGANHCDLHIDHTDGEESVVGDVATVVVKIEYSSDSMFSADNLELAREDDNHIDNSNDECASDDEYSDMSIKLETRLLDKADHVTVNQSSIKSESDIFQCEFCFEDFAQELAYKEHLSTHLQSAGSGAACAASQVWESRGAVSLSGDSLVLQNKTGSQMLYDDPHKSLQTAADCAQASVAPLSARLVANNNNKVQATEEAGAIQKSEQILQTNISSSSQSGTKPYTDINRFTNCVVQLYDIFKKPKQAVLEKPHVRIDTAAKPYSCQILNYKCATGRPLKRKRNRTGEKSFSCEICNYKCAQKSDLFRHIKTHTGEKPFACEICNYKFAEKVTLLRHMKTHTGEKPFACEICNYKCAHKGDLLKHIRVHTGEKPFACNVCNYKCARKVIK; the protein is encoded by the exons ATGCGGTGCTGCGTGCCCTTCTGCGAAAATACTTCCTACAATACGTCAACATCTCAGAGAACGGGAATTACCTTTCATGG ATTACCCAGTGAAGGCAATCTCCGTACTGCTTGGCTCAGAGCCCTCAGCACACAAGACCATCACCTGCCCGACCCTGCTGTGGTCTGCTCCCAGCACTTCCTAGATGATGACTTTTATACAACAGAGAGTTGTGTGCGGCAGATTCACTCTAAAGCTGTTCCTTCAATAGTGCAG atgtgcatgatatgcctGGACTCTGACAGCAAGCTGTCTCTAATGAGTAAACACAAGTTGGAGGAGGCATATGAACAGCTGACTGGACTGTCT TTGTGTCGTCGAGGAAACCTGAAGCAAACGCTCTGTGTGATGTGTGCTCAGAGATTGATCAACTTCAGCAGATTTAGAGAATTGAGCTTGAGAGCCCATTCACTGCTGACGGACTCAGTTGAACAACATGCATCA AATGCTATACAACACAAAGAATTGTTGAACTGCACAAGTGCACATCTGAAGTGTAATTTGACACAAACAACATTTGGAGCTAATCATTGTGACTTGCACATAGATCACACTGATGGAGAGGAATCTGTAGTGGGAGATGTTGCAACAGTTGTGGTGAAGATTGAATACAGTTCTGACTCCATGTTCAGTGCTGATAACTTGGAATTGGCACGAGAAGATGACAATCACATAGACAATTCCAACGATGAGTGTGCATCTGATGATGAATACTCCGACATGAGCATAAAGTTGGAGACTAGGCTATTGGATAAAGCAGACCATGTGACCGTAAACCAGAGTTCCATAAAGAGTGAAAGTGATATCTTCCAATGTGAATTTTGTTTTGAGGACTTTGCGCAAGAACTTGCATACAAGGAACATTTGAGCACGCATCTCCAG AGTGCTGGCAGCGGAgctgcatgtgctgcatcacaagtgtgggAGTCTCGAGGAGCTGTGAGTctcagcggtgactcactcgtgctgcagaacaa AACAGGAAGCCAGATGCTGTATGATGACCCTCACAAATCTCTGCAGACGGCTGCAGACTGCGCTCAGGCTTCGG TGGCTCCACTGTCCGCGAGACTTGTtgcaaacaacaacaacaaagtgCAGGCAACTGAAGAAGCAGGTGCGATCCAGAAAAGCGAACAAATCCTTCAAACTaacatctcatcatcatctcagAGCGGCACCAAACCGTACACAGATATAAATAGATTCACAAATTGTGTAGTCCAGTTATACGATATATTCAAGAAACCCAAACAAGCTGTACTAGAGAAACCACATGTGAGAATCGACACTGCTGCCAAGCCTTACTCTTGTCAGATATTGAACTATAAATGTGCAACAGGTCGTCCATTAAAACGCAAGAGAAACCGCACTGGGGAAAAGTCATTttcctgtgagatatgcaattacaaatgtgcTCAAAAAAGTGATTTATTTAGGCATATTAAAACTCACACTGGGGAAAAGCCATTTGCCTGTGAAATATGCAACTACAAATTTGCAGAAAAAGTTACTTTATTACGGCAcatgaaaacccacactggtgaaaaaccatttgcctgtgagatatgcaattacaaatgtgcTCATAAAGGTGATTTATTAAAGCATATTAGAGTTCACACTGGGGAAAAGCCATTTGCCtgtaatgtatgtaattataaatgtgcacgaaaag TCATTAAATAA
- the LOC112058518 gene encoding uncharacterized protein LOC112058518 isoform X4, which translates to MRCCVPFCENTSYNTSTSQRTGITFHGLPSEGNLRTAWLRALSTQDHHLPDPAVVCSQHFLDDDFYTTESCVRQIHSKAVPSIVQMCMICLDSDSKLSLMSKHKLEEAYEQLTGLSLCRRGNLKQTLCVMCAQRLINFSRFRELSLRAHSLLTDSVEQHASNAIQHKELLNCTSAHLKCNLTQTTFGANHCDLHIDHTDGEESVVGDVATVVVKIEYSSDSMFSADNLELAREDDNHIDNSNDECASDDEYSDMSIKLETRLLDKADHVTVNQSSIKSESDIFQCEFCFEDFAQELAYKEHLSTHLQSAGSGAACAASQVWESRGAVSLSGDSLVLQNKTGSQMLYDDPHKSLQTAADCAQASVAPLSARLVANNNNKVQATEEAVIK; encoded by the exons ATGCGGTGCTGCGTGCCCTTCTGCGAAAATACTTCCTACAATACGTCAACATCTCAGAGAACGGGAATTACCTTTCATGG ATTACCCAGTGAAGGCAATCTCCGTACTGCTTGGCTCAGAGCCCTCAGCACACAAGACCATCACCTGCCCGACCCTGCTGTGGTCTGCTCCCAGCACTTCCTAGATGATGACTTTTATACAACAGAGAGTTGTGTGCGGCAGATTCACTCTAAAGCTGTTCCTTCAATAGTGCAG atgtgcatgatatgcctGGACTCTGACAGCAAGCTGTCTCTAATGAGTAAACACAAGTTGGAGGAGGCATATGAACAGCTGACTGGACTGTCT TTGTGTCGTCGAGGAAACCTGAAGCAAACGCTCTGTGTGATGTGTGCTCAGAGATTGATCAACTTCAGCAGATTTAGAGAATTGAGCTTGAGAGCCCATTCACTGCTGACGGACTCAGTTGAACAACATGCATCA AATGCTATACAACACAAAGAATTGTTGAACTGCACAAGTGCACATCTGAAGTGTAATTTGACACAAACAACATTTGGAGCTAATCATTGTGACTTGCACATAGATCACACTGATGGAGAGGAATCTGTAGTGGGAGATGTTGCAACAGTTGTGGTGAAGATTGAATACAGTTCTGACTCCATGTTCAGTGCTGATAACTTGGAATTGGCACGAGAAGATGACAATCACATAGACAATTCCAACGATGAGTGTGCATCTGATGATGAATACTCCGACATGAGCATAAAGTTGGAGACTAGGCTATTGGATAAAGCAGACCATGTGACCGTAAACCAGAGTTCCATAAAGAGTGAAAGTGATATCTTCCAATGTGAATTTTGTTTTGAGGACTTTGCGCAAGAACTTGCATACAAGGAACATTTGAGCACGCATCTCCAG AGTGCTGGCAGCGGAgctgcatgtgctgcatcacaagtgtgggAGTCTCGAGGAGCTGTGAGTctcagcggtgactcactcgtgctgcagaacaa AACAGGAAGCCAGATGCTGTATGATGACCCTCACAAATCTCTGCAGACGGCTGCAGACTGCGCTCAGGCTTCGG TGGCTCCACTGTCCGCGAGACTTGTtgcaaacaacaacaacaaagtgCAGGCAACTGAAGAAGCAG TCATTAAATAA
- the LOC112058586 gene encoding MIP18 family protein galla-2 encodes MTKIADNVNPDVYDKGSEREVTTNERNEDIVDEFDQREVFDLIRNINDPEHPLTLEELRVVEEKNILVDNDKNVVNVYFTPTIPHCSMATLIGLSIRVQLLRALPSRFKVTVEVSEGTHVSEHAVNKQLADKERVAAALENNNLVQIINQCVVNS; translated from the exons atgacaaaaatagCCGACAACGTAAACCCCGATGTATACGACAAAGGTTCAGAGAGAGAAGTCACGACTAACGAGAGAAATGAAGATATCGTTGACGAATTCGACCAGAGGGAGGTTTTCGACTTAATACGCAACATCAACGATCCTGAGCACCCGTTGACGCTTGAGGAGCTGAGGGTTGTGGAGGAGAAGAATATATTAGTGGATAATGATAAGAATGTGGTGAATGTTTACTTTACACCAACGATACCTCATTGCAGTATGGCTACTTTGATTG GTCTGTCGATCAGAGTGCAGTTGCTCCGAGCCCTGCCGAGCAGGTTCAAAGTGACGGTGGAAGTCTCAGAAGGGACCCATGTCTCCGAGCATGCTGTCAACAAACAGCTTGCGGATAAAGAGCGGGTGGCTGCTGCGTTGGAGAACAACAACCTCGTTCAGATCATCAACCAGTGTGTTGTGAACTCATGA
- the LOC112058518 gene encoding zinc finger protein 836-like isoform X3, translating into MRCCVPFCENTSYNTSTSQRTGITFHGLPSEGNLRTAWLRALSTQDHHLPDPAVVCSQHFLDDDFYTTESCVRQIHSKAVPSIVQMCMICLDSDSKLSLMSKHKLEEAYEQLTGLSLCRRGNLKQTLCVMCAQRLINFSRFRELSLRAHSLLTDSVEQHASNAIQHKELLNCTSAHLKCNLTQTTFGANHCDLHIDHTDGEESVVGDVATVVVKIEYSSDSMFSADNLELAREDDNHIDNSNDECASDDEYSDMSIKLETRLLDKADHVTVNQSSIKSESDIFQCEFCFEDFAQELAYKEHLSTHLQSAGSGAACAASQVWESRGAVSLSGDSLVLQNKTGSQMLYDDPHKSLQTAADCAQASVAPLSARLVANNNNKVQATEEAGAIQKSEQILQTNISSSSQSGTKPYTDINRFTNCVVQLYDIFKKPKQAVLEKPHVRIDTAAKPYSCQILNYKCATGRPLKRKRNRTGEKSFSCEICNYKCAQKSDLFRHIKTHTGEKPFACEICNYKFAEKVTLLRHMKTHTGEKPFACEICNYKCAHKVIK; encoded by the exons ATGCGGTGCTGCGTGCCCTTCTGCGAAAATACTTCCTACAATACGTCAACATCTCAGAGAACGGGAATTACCTTTCATGG ATTACCCAGTGAAGGCAATCTCCGTACTGCTTGGCTCAGAGCCCTCAGCACACAAGACCATCACCTGCCCGACCCTGCTGTGGTCTGCTCCCAGCACTTCCTAGATGATGACTTTTATACAACAGAGAGTTGTGTGCGGCAGATTCACTCTAAAGCTGTTCCTTCAATAGTGCAG atgtgcatgatatgcctGGACTCTGACAGCAAGCTGTCTCTAATGAGTAAACACAAGTTGGAGGAGGCATATGAACAGCTGACTGGACTGTCT TTGTGTCGTCGAGGAAACCTGAAGCAAACGCTCTGTGTGATGTGTGCTCAGAGATTGATCAACTTCAGCAGATTTAGAGAATTGAGCTTGAGAGCCCATTCACTGCTGACGGACTCAGTTGAACAACATGCATCA AATGCTATACAACACAAAGAATTGTTGAACTGCACAAGTGCACATCTGAAGTGTAATTTGACACAAACAACATTTGGAGCTAATCATTGTGACTTGCACATAGATCACACTGATGGAGAGGAATCTGTAGTGGGAGATGTTGCAACAGTTGTGGTGAAGATTGAATACAGTTCTGACTCCATGTTCAGTGCTGATAACTTGGAATTGGCACGAGAAGATGACAATCACATAGACAATTCCAACGATGAGTGTGCATCTGATGATGAATACTCCGACATGAGCATAAAGTTGGAGACTAGGCTATTGGATAAAGCAGACCATGTGACCGTAAACCAGAGTTCCATAAAGAGTGAAAGTGATATCTTCCAATGTGAATTTTGTTTTGAGGACTTTGCGCAAGAACTTGCATACAAGGAACATTTGAGCACGCATCTCCAG AGTGCTGGCAGCGGAgctgcatgtgctgcatcacaagtgtgggAGTCTCGAGGAGCTGTGAGTctcagcggtgactcactcgtgctgcagaacaa AACAGGAAGCCAGATGCTGTATGATGACCCTCACAAATCTCTGCAGACGGCTGCAGACTGCGCTCAGGCTTCGG TGGCTCCACTGTCCGCGAGACTTGTtgcaaacaacaacaacaaagtgCAGGCAACTGAAGAAGCAGGTGCGATCCAGAAAAGCGAACAAATCCTTCAAACTaacatctcatcatcatctcagAGCGGCACCAAACCGTACACAGATATAAATAGATTCACAAATTGTGTAGTCCAGTTATACGATATATTCAAGAAACCCAAACAAGCTGTACTAGAGAAACCACATGTGAGAATCGACACTGCTGCCAAGCCTTACTCTTGTCAGATATTGAACTATAAATGTGCAACAGGTCGTCCATTAAAACGCAAGAGAAACCGCACTGGGGAAAAGTCATTttcctgtgagatatgcaattacaaatgtgcTCAAAAAAGTGATTTATTTAGGCATATTAAAACTCACACTGGGGAAAAGCCATTTGCCTGTGAAATATGCAACTACAAATTTGCAGAAAAAGTTACTTTATTACGGCAcatgaaaacccacactggtgaaaaaccatttgcctgtgagatatgcaattacaaatgtgcTCATAAAG TCATTAAATAA